A DNA window from Pithys albifrons albifrons isolate INPA30051 chromosome 7, PitAlb_v1, whole genome shotgun sequence contains the following coding sequences:
- the LOC139674700 gene encoding olfactory receptor 14C36-like, with protein sequence MSNSSPISQFLLLPLADTRQLQLLHLWLFLGISLAALLGNGLIISAVACNHHLHTPMHFFLLNLSLTDLGCILTTVPKAMHNSLWDTTAVSYTGCAAQLFFFVFFMTAEFSLLTIMCYDRYVAICKPLHYGTLLGSRACAHMAAAAWASGFLYSLLHTVNTFSLPLCQGNALDQFFCEIPQILKLSCSHSCLREVGFIVVSVFLGLGCFIFIVFSYVQIFRAVLRIPSEQGRHKAFSTCLPHLAVVSLFVSTVMFAYLKPPSISSPSLDLALSVLYAVVPPVLNPLIYSLRNKELKDVLRKMMTGCCSVARTCQFSSVRCSE encoded by the coding sequence ATGTCCAACAGCAGCcccatcagccagttcctcctcctgccattggcagacacgcggcagctgcagctcctgcacttgtggctcttcctgggcatctccctggctgcccttttgggcaacggcctcatcatcagcgccgtagcctgcaaccaccacctgcacacccccatgcacttcttcctgctcaacctgtccctcacagacctgggctgcatcctcaccactgtccccaaagccatgcacaactccctctgggacaccacagccGTCTCCTACacgggatgtgctgcacagctctttttctttgtcttcttcatgacagcagagttttccctccttaccatcatgtgctacgaccgctacgttgccatctgcaaacccctgcactacgggaccctcctgggcagcagagcttgtgcccacatggcagcagctgcctgggccagtggttttctctactctctgctgcacacagtcaatacattttccctgcccctgtgccagggcaatgccctggaccagttcttctgtgaaatccctcagatcctcaagctctcctgctcacattCCTGCCTCAGGGAAGTTGGCTTTATTGTGGTTAGTGTCTTTTTAGGacttggttgtttcattttcatagttttctcctatgtgcagatcttcagggctgtgctgaggattccctctgagcagggacggcacaaagccttttccacgtgcctccctcacctggctgtggtctccctgtttgtaAGCACTGTCATGTTTGCCTACCtcaagcctccctccatctcctccccatccctcgATCTGGCACTGTCAGTTCTTTATGCAGTGGTTCCTCCAgtactgaaccccctcatctacagcctgaggaacaaGGAGCTCAAGGATGTCCTGAgaaaaatgatgactggatgctgcTCAGTAGCAAGaacctgccagttttcttctgtacgGTGTTCAGAATAA
- the LOC139674701 gene encoding zinc finger protein 3-like, protein MAGTPCPVTAPPALLNADSVQAVTGGRAAQSETAKTEDPQDPPGAVLAVTVKEPGPELSTESTEDKSPRQNLLAEAVLNGSTDQEVTGKENPRRSARRRVSKTRPGCSEELKPTQCPEGGRGLSRCSDLVMEQQLHSREKRYKCLECGKSFSFSSHLIRHQMIHSGEWAYTCGECGKGCSCSSELIRHERIHTGERPYKYSECGKRFQTSSVLLKHHRTHTDERPFCCADCGKRFRHNSYLVTHRRTHTGERPYTCEECGKSFTDSSTLTKHQRTHQ, encoded by the exons ATGGCGGGGACTCCATGTCCCGTCACCGCCCCCCCTGCATTACTGAACGCTGATTCGGTGCAAGCCGTGACGGGCGGACGCGCCGCCCAATCAGAGACGGCGAAGACGGAGG ACCCGCAGGATCCCCCCGGGGCCGTGTTGGCCGTGACGGTGAAggagccgg gccccgagctgagcacggagagcacggaggacaaatccccccggcagaacctgctggcagaggctgttttgaatGGCTCCACAGACCAGGAAGTCACCGGGAAGGAAAATCCACGGAGATCTGCCAGGAGGAGAGTCTCCAAAACTAGACCTGGGTGCTCTGAGGAGTTAAAACCAACCCAGTGCCCCGAAGGTGGCCGTGGCTTGAGCAGGTGCTCTGACCTGGTGATGGAGCAGCAACTTCACTCaagggagaagcgctacaagtgcttggaatgtgggaagagcttcagcttCAGCTCCCACCTGATCCGCCACCAAATGATCCACAGTGGGGAATGGGCCTACAcatgtggggaatgtgggaagggctgcagctgcagctctgagctgatCCGCCATGAaaggatccacactggggaacggccctacaAGTattctgagtgtgggaagaggtttcagaccagctcagttCTCCTCAAGCATCaccgcacacacacagacgagaggcccttctgctgcgCTGAttgcgggaagagattcagaCACAACTCCTACCTCGTCACACACCGGCGCAcccacaccggggagaggccttacACGTgtgaggagtgtgggaagagcttcactgACAGCTCTACCTTGACCAAACACCAACGAACCCACCAATAA
- the LOC139673847 gene encoding class I histocompatibility antigen, F10 alpha chain-like isoform X2: MAPALGLGALLGLLGLLGAPGGATEVLHSLRYQFVAVSKPSPGVPQFMEMGFLDGIPITHYDSERGQVEPQTLWMEKGPELEYWDGQTEINKRNQHVTADDLETLRGRYNQSGGLHTWQRVVGCDVLSDGTVRGSFRYGYDGRDFISFELGSKSFVAADGAAQVTKRKWEHEGFVAEKWTNYLGHICPEWLRKYIGYGRETLERKEPPDVHVSGKEEHGILTLSCHAYGFYPGIIGISWMKGDEIRDQETEWGGIVPNSDGTFHSWARIEALPGEWEQYRCRVEHAGMPEPGIFAWEPESIWNSTPVVVALSVIAAIIIISLMGFAVWKLQSGRREKKGYNATPNRVDA; encoded by the exons TTCTCCACTCCCTGCGGTACCAGTTCGTGGCAGTGTCGAAGCCCAGCCCGGGAGTCCCTCAGTTCATGGAAATGGGGTTCCTGGATGGGATCCCCATCACCCACTACGACAGCGAGCGGGGCCAGGTGGAGCCACAGACGCTGTGGATGGAGAAGGGACCCGAGCTGGAATATTGGGATGGACAGACTGAGATCAACAAGAGGAACCAGCACGTGACTGCCGATGACCTGGAGACACTGCGGGGCCGGTACAACCAGAGTGGGG GTCTCCACACTTGGCAGCGGGTTGTTGGCTGTGATGTCCTGTCTGATGGGACCGTCCGTGGATCCTTCCGGTACGGCTACGACGGGCGGGATTTCATCTCCTTCGAGCTGGGATCCAAGAGCTTCGTGGCGGCCGACGGCGCTGCCCAGGTCACCAAGAGGAAATGGGAACACGAAGGGTTCGTGGCAGAGAAGTGGACAAATTACCTGGGACACATCTGTCCAGAATGGCTCCGGAAATACATCGGATACGGGCGGGAGACGCTGGAGCGCAAAG AGCCCCCTGACGTCCATGTCTCCGGCAAAGAGGAACACGGGATCCTGACGTTGTCCTGCCATGCCTATGGATTCTACCCTGGGATCATCGGGATCAGCTGGATGAAAGGGGATGAAATCCGGGATCAGGAGACAGAGTGGGGCGGGATCGTTCCCAACAGCGACGGCACCTTCCACAGCTGGGCCAGGATCGAGGCTCTGCCGGGGGAGTGGGAGCAGTACCGGTGCCGGGTGGAGCACGCCGGGATGCCGGAGCCCGGGATCTTCGCCTGGG AGCCAGAATCCATCTGGAATTCCACCCCAGTGGTGGTCGCCCTGTCCGTCATCGctgccatcatcatcatcagccTCATGGGATTCGCTGTCTGGAAGCTCCAATCCG ggaggagggagaagaagggaTACAACGCGACACCCAACA GAGTAGACGCATAA
- the LOC139673847 gene encoding class I histocompatibility antigen, F10 alpha chain-like isoform X1: MAPALGVGALLGLLGLLGAPGGATEVLHSLRYQFVAVSKPSPGVPQFMEMGFLDGIPITHYDSERGQVEPQTLWMEKGPELEYWDGQTEINKRNQHVTADDLETLRGRYNQSGGLHTWQRVVGCDVLSDGTVRGSFRYGYDGRDFISFELGSKSFVAADGAAQVTKRKWEHEGFVAEKWTNYLGHICPEWLRKYIGYGRETLERKEPPDVHVSGKEEHGILTLSCHAYGFYPGIIGISWMKGDEIRDQETEWGGIVPNSDGTFHSWARIEALPGEWEQYRCRVEHAGMPEPGIFAWEPESIWNSTPVVVALSVIAAIIIISLMGFAVWKLQSGRREKKGYNATPNRVDA; the protein is encoded by the exons TTCTCCACTCCCTGCGGTACCAGTTCGTGGCAGTGTCGAAGCCCAGCCCGGGAGTCCCTCAGTTCATGGAAATGGGGTTCCTGGATGGGATCCCCATCACCCACTACGACAGCGAGCGGGGCCAGGTGGAGCCACAGACGCTGTGGATGGAGAAGGGACCCGAGCTGGAATATTGGGATGGACAGACTGAGATCAACAAGAGGAACCAGCACGTGACTGCCGATGACCTGGAGACACTGCGGGGCCGGTACAACCAGAGTGGGG GTCTCCACACTTGGCAGCGGGTTGTTGGCTGTGATGTCCTGTCTGATGGGACCGTCCGTGGATCCTTCCGGTACGGCTACGACGGGCGGGATTTCATCTCCTTCGAGCTGGGATCCAAGAGCTTCGTGGCGGCCGACGGCGCTGCCCAGGTCACCAAGAGGAAATGGGAACACGAAGGGTTCGTGGCAGAGAAGTGGACAAATTACCTGGGACACATCTGTCCAGAATGGCTCCGGAAATACATCGGATACGGGCGGGAGACGCTGGAGCGCAAAG AGCCCCCTGACGTCCATGTCTCCGGCAAAGAGGAACACGGGATCCTGACGTTGTCCTGCCATGCCTATGGATTCTACCCTGGGATCATCGGGATCAGCTGGATGAAAGGGGATGAAATCCGGGATCAGGAGACAGAGTGGGGCGGGATCGTTCCCAACAGCGACGGCACCTTCCACAGCTGGGCCAGGATCGAGGCTCTGCCGGGGGAGTGGGAGCAGTACCGGTGCCGGGTGGAGCACGCCGGGATGCCGGAGCCCGGGATCTTCGCCTGGG AGCCAGAATCCATCTGGAATTCCACCCCAGTGGTGGTCGCCCTGTCCGTCATCGctgccatcatcatcatcagccTCATGGGATTCGCTGTCTGGAAGCTCCAATCCG ggaggagggagaagaagggaTACAACGCGACACCCAACA GAGTAGACGCATAA